Proteins from a genomic interval of Zingiber officinale cultivar Zhangliang chromosome 2A, Zo_v1.1, whole genome shotgun sequence:
- the LOC122040541 gene encoding noroxomaritidine synthase-like, whose amino-acid sequence MGRSWIAAGKFLLLDYADLAVSFSFFFFFGWFARLFRRGRRDRMPLNWPVVGMLPGALLNLHRVHDWAVKLHRRVGYTFWFRGPWFLGMDYLCTADPANVHHIFGLNFSNYPKGSEFAEIFDILGDGIFNSDGEAWKAQRSRAHAVVSSRPFRAFVADSIREKVAADLLPLAAGFAERGAVLDLQDFFLRLTFDATCTFVFGVDPRCLSAGFPTVPFARAIDDAMGAIFLRHAAPRAWWKLMKRLNVGEEKKLAAAREEIDRFINQTLTEKRIDKGSMNLAEKADLLSSYIINNSINEGDGGDSDDWTSTKFLRDTALNFMLAGRDTTGTAITWFFWMLSENPEVESKILEELKELRRSSDDADDDLVVFDAEEVGKLVYLHAALCETLRLYPSVPFEHKSALRDDVLPSGHKVAAGTKVLLSAYTLGRLEGVWGEDSAEFRPERWISEKGKVKHEPTYKFLSFNSGARTCLGKEVAFVQMKTVAAAMVYNFQVQVVEGAAAGEPKLSIILQMKGGLPVKLKRRTMN is encoded by the exons ATGGGGAGGAGCTGGATCGCCGCCGGCAAGTTCCTCTTGCTCGATTACGCCGACCTCGCGGTGTCgttctccttctttttcttctttggctGGTTCGCCCGCCTCTTCAGGCGGGGGCGGCGCGACCGGATGCCACTGAACTGGCCGGTCGTCGGCATGCTCCCCGGTGCGCTCCTCAACCTCCACCGCGTCCACGACTGGGCGGTTAAGCTCCACCGCCGCGTCGGCTACACCTTCTGGTTCCGGGGACCCTGGTTCTTGGGCATGGACTACCTCTGCACCGCCGACCCCGCCAACGTCCACCACATCTTCGGCCTCAACTTCTCCAACTACCCCAAGGGCTCGGAGTTTGCGGAGATCTTCGACATCCTCGGCGACGGCATCTTCAACTCCGACGGCGAGGCTTGGAAGGCGCAGCGCAGCCGCGCTCACGCCGTCGTGTCGAGCCGCCCGTTCCGCGCCTTCGTCGCCGACTCGATCCGGGAGAAGGTGGCCGCCGACCTCCTTCCTCTCGCCGCCGGGTTCGCCGAGCGCGGCGCCGTCTTGGACCTGCAGGACTTCTTCCTGCGGCTGACCTTCGACGCGACGTGCACCTTTGTGTTCGGCGTCGACCCGCGCTGCCTCTCCGCCGGGTTCCCGACGGTCCCCTTCGCGCGGGCGATCGACGACGCCATGGGCGCCATCTTCCTCCGCCACGCCGCGCCGCGGGCGTGGTGGAAGCTCATGAAGCGCCTGAACGTCGGGGAAGAGAAGAAGCTCGCCGCCGCTCGCGAGGAAATCGATCGTTTCATCAATCAAACTTTAACGGAAAAAAGGATCGACAAGGGCAGCATGAATCTCGCCGAGAAAGCTGATCTGCTCTCATCGTACATCATCAACAACAGTATTAATGAAGGCGACGGCGGTGACTCCGACGACTGGACGTCGACGAAGTTCCTAAGGGACACGGCGCTCAATTTCATGCTCGCCGGAAGGGACACGACGGGCACGGCGATCACGTGGTTCTTCTGGATGCTGTCGGAGAACCCCGAGGTGGAATCCAAGATTCTCGAGGAACTGAAGGAGTTGCGCCGGAGCTCCGACGACGCCGACGACGACTTGGTCGTGTTCGACGCCGAGGAGGTGGGGAAACTGGTGTACCTGCACGCGGCGCTGTGCGAGACGCTGAGGCTCTATCCGTCCGTGCCGTTCGAGCACAAGTCGGCGCTGCGCGACGACGTGCTGCCCAGCGGCCACAAGGTGGCGGCCGGGACGAAG GTGCTGCTGTCAGCGTATACCCTGGGGAGGCTGGAGGGAGTGTGGGGCGAGGACAGCGCGGAGTTCCGGCCGGAGCGGTGGATCTCGGAGAAGGGGAAGGTGAAGCACGAGCCTACTTACAAGTTCTTATCGTTCAACTCGGGCGCCAGGACGTGCCTGGGGAAGGAGGTGGCGTTCGTGCAGATGAAGACGGTGGCGGCGGCCATGGTGTACAACTTCCAGGTGCAGGTGGTGGAGGGCGCCGCCGCCGGCGAGCCCAAGCTCTCCATCATTCTGCAGATGAAGGGTGGACTGCCGGTGAAGCTCAAGAGGAGGACAATGAATTAA